The genomic DNA TTTACTTCTAAAATTTCAATATATTCTTCATCAATGCCTAAACGCTCATAGGTATTTGCATCATCCGTATCTAGCTGCACTACTAAATCAATAACCTTTTTATCTCTCACTGCTCCCATACCATAAAGCTTTGCAACATCTAATATTCCTATTCCTCTTATTTCTAAAAAATATTTTATTATTTCCGGTGCAGTCCCTAAAAGATTGTATTCATCAACCTTTCTAATCTGCACAGCGTCATCGGCTATAAGCCTATGTCCCCTTTTTACTAACTCTAAGGCAGTTTCTGATTTGCCGACACCACTTTCACCTAAAATAAGTATTCCTATACCATTTACTTCAACTAAAACACCATGTAATGTAGTGGTTGGTGCCAATTCGTGTTCAAGGTAAGATATTGTTCTACTGGCAAACTTTGAAGTGGCCATACAGGTTTTTAAAATCGGTATATTATTTTTTTCCGCTTCTTCAATTAATTCATAGTGTGGATCTAATCCCCTTGTTACAACCAAGCATGGTATGTTTCGTTTCATCAGCTCCCTTGCTCTTACCCTTCTAAACTTATCACATAACTTAGAAAAATAGGTCCATTCAGCCTTTCCAATTATTTGAACTCTATCAAATCCATAGTTCTCAAAATAACCAGCTAATGGAAGTCCCACCCTATTAACCTCACTTGTCAAAATTTCCCTAGAATCATCAGTCCATTTATTTACAATCTCTAATTTTAAATCCTTAATGAGTTTTCTAATCGGCAATTTCTTCAAAGTATACACCACCTATATTATTTTCCATATGGTCATTCTTTAAGACCCAGGTTTCAATTAATATCATCTAATTCTATAAACATCATATTATAATTGATTAATAATTTTGTA from Maledivibacter sp. includes the following:
- the hprK gene encoding HPr(Ser) kinase/phosphatase, which produces MKKLPIRKLIKDLKLEIVNKWTDDSREILTSEVNRVGLPLAGYFENYGFDRVQIIGKAEWTYFSKLCDKFRRVRARELMKRNIPCLVVTRGLDPHYELIEEAEKNNIPILKTCMATSKFASRTISYLEHELAPTTTLHGVLVEVNGIGILILGESGVGKSETALELVKRGHRLIADDAVQIRKVDEYNLLGTAPEIIKYFLEIRGIGILDVAKLYGMGAVRDKKVIDLVVQLDTDDANTYERLGIDEEYIEILEVNVSKITIPVRPGRNLAVILEAAARNHRQKEMGYNAAEELNIRLINQNNEV